From the Temnothorax longispinosus isolate EJ_2023e chromosome 6, Tlon_JGU_v1, whole genome shotgun sequence genome, one window contains:
- the LOC139815090 gene encoding uncharacterized protein isoform X1, whose translation MKEIRKSMEIAKKKTRAPKVSNMQMEYLISYMQNHIAFATNKLLGAKGKVTHDKQWQHLTEKLNSIEGPSKTVDNWKKLWCDQRNQARARAAKGKAQRQLTGNIGEPVQLKDSDLKILSIIGGESSVGLPVKEVGLGEQPEDMVDATLILGLTNDPEDIENTDPQEIEEQAVHEEQAVREEQAVREEQAVVIATADITGDGDVTFVENTSLLNFPKQQNIHQINSPSCTSNAIATSSKCINNTSTSSASANITRLRTKLESLKTNTSTSNISTPISLGKKRMRYSSVKEATSYFQNVQEDQSKYLQTISENLQRIASATEAQNELLRDSMNLHDRTLDILSETIQNLTKRTLS comes from the exons atgaaagaaatacGTAAA agtATGGagattgctaaaaaaaaaacaagggcTCCTAAAGTCAGCAATATGCAAATGGAATATCTAATTTCATACATGCAAAACCATATTGCTTTTGCTACAAATAAATTACTGGGAGCGAAAGGAAAAGTAACCCACGATAAGCAATGGCAACATTTAACTGAAAAACTAAATTCTATAGAAGGACCATCAAAGACTGTGGATAATTGGAAAAAA cTTTGGTGTGATCAAAGAAACCAAGCTAGAGCGCGGGCAGCAAAGGGTAAAGCACAAAGACAACTTACTGGAAATATCGGGGAACCAGTTCAGCTTAAAGattctgatttaaaaatattatcaattattggAGGTGAATCATCTGTGGGTTTACCAGTAAAGGAAGTAGGTCTTGGAGAACAGCCTGAG GATATGGTTGATGCAACATTGATATTAGGATTGACAAATGATCCTGAGGATATTGAAAATACTGATCCACAGGAAATTGAAGAACAAGCTGTTCATGAAGAACAAGCTGTTCGTGAAGAACAAGCTGTTCGTGAAGAACAAGCtgtt GTAATAGCAACAGCCGACATAACTGGTGATGGAGATGTGACTTTTGTTGAAAATACAAGTTTGCTTAATTTTCCGAAGCAACAgaatattcatcaaattaaCAGTCCATCCTGTACTTCCAATGCTATTGCAACATcttcaaaatgtattaataatacctCTACTAGTAGTGCATCCGCAAATATTACAAGGTTAAGGACAAAGTTAGaatcattaaaaacaaatacgAGTACATCAAATATATCTACTCCAATCAGTCTTGGTA aaaaacgTATGAGGTACTCTTCCGTTAAAGAGGCTACaagttattttcaaaatgtacAAGAGGATCAGAGCAAATATTTGCAg ACAATAAGTGAAAATTTACAACGTATCGCGTCTGCAACGGAAGCACAAAACGAACTTTTAAGAGACTCTATGAACTTACATGATCGTACATTAGATATTTTGTCGGAAACTATTCAAAATCTTACTAAAAGAACTTTATCTTAA
- the LOC139815090 gene encoding uncharacterized protein isoform X2, which yields MEIAKKKTRAPKVSNMQMEYLISYMQNHIAFATNKLLGAKGKVTHDKQWQHLTEKLNSIEGPSKTVDNWKKLWCDQRNQARARAAKGKAQRQLTGNIGEPVQLKDSDLKILSIIGGESSVGLPVKEVGLGEQPEDMVDATLILGLTNDPEDIENTDPQEIEEQAVHEEQAVREEQAVREEQAVVIATADITGDGDVTFVENTSLLNFPKQQNIHQINSPSCTSNAIATSSKCINNTSTSSASANITRLRTKLESLKTNTSTSNISTPISLGKKRMRYSSVKEATSYFQNVQEDQSKYLQTISENLQRIASATEAQNELLRDSMNLHDRTLDILSETIQNLTKRTLS from the exons ATGGagattgctaaaaaaaaaacaagggcTCCTAAAGTCAGCAATATGCAAATGGAATATCTAATTTCATACATGCAAAACCATATTGCTTTTGCTACAAATAAATTACTGGGAGCGAAAGGAAAAGTAACCCACGATAAGCAATGGCAACATTTAACTGAAAAACTAAATTCTATAGAAGGACCATCAAAGACTGTGGATAATTGGAAAAAA cTTTGGTGTGATCAAAGAAACCAAGCTAGAGCGCGGGCAGCAAAGGGTAAAGCACAAAGACAACTTACTGGAAATATCGGGGAACCAGTTCAGCTTAAAGattctgatttaaaaatattatcaattattggAGGTGAATCATCTGTGGGTTTACCAGTAAAGGAAGTAGGTCTTGGAGAACAGCCTGAG GATATGGTTGATGCAACATTGATATTAGGATTGACAAATGATCCTGAGGATATTGAAAATACTGATCCACAGGAAATTGAAGAACAAGCTGTTCATGAAGAACAAGCTGTTCGTGAAGAACAAGCTGTTCGTGAAGAACAAGCtgtt GTAATAGCAACAGCCGACATAACTGGTGATGGAGATGTGACTTTTGTTGAAAATACAAGTTTGCTTAATTTTCCGAAGCAACAgaatattcatcaaattaaCAGTCCATCCTGTACTTCCAATGCTATTGCAACATcttcaaaatgtattaataatacctCTACTAGTAGTGCATCCGCAAATATTACAAGGTTAAGGACAAAGTTAGaatcattaaaaacaaatacgAGTACATCAAATATATCTACTCCAATCAGTCTTGGTA aaaaacgTATGAGGTACTCTTCCGTTAAAGAGGCTACaagttattttcaaaatgtacAAGAGGATCAGAGCAAATATTTGCAg ACAATAAGTGAAAATTTACAACGTATCGCGTCTGCAACGGAAGCACAAAACGAACTTTTAAGAGACTCTATGAACTTACATGATCGTACATTAGATATTTTGTCGGAAACTATTCAAAATCTTACTAAAAGAACTTTATCTTAA